A genomic region of Parambassis ranga chromosome 7, fParRan2.1, whole genome shotgun sequence contains the following coding sequences:
- the LOC114438005 gene encoding tumor necrosis factor receptor superfamily member 14-like, whose protein sequence is MTSRRAPWTAASLLIIITALISHSLTCPPAEYLIDDKCCTMCPPGNRVKTHCRAHIRTSCVSCSEDTYMDKPTGRRQCHRCADCAGPGLKVRSSCTETSDTVCEPMEGFDCTDFKGKSCATTQKHRSCKPGQYIQEKGTADTECSDCSDGTFSDGTLTSCQPHRQCEAENLQLIKAGTPSDDAQCGETTNVALTVGVSIPVVFLCGGLLAGAFILYKRTHHPGQNQSEEDHP, encoded by the exons aTAATCATAACAGCACTCATCAGTCACAGCCTCACATGTCCTCCTGCTGAGTATCTGATAGATGACAAATGCTGCACCATGTGTCCTCCTG GGAATCGGGTTAAAACACACTGTAGAGCGCACATACGTACTTCATGTGTTTCCTGCTCAGAGGATACCTACATGGATAAACCTACTGGACGGAGACAGTGCCACCGCTGTGCAGACTGTGCAG gtCCTGGTCTGAAGGTAAGGAGCTCATGTACAGAAACATCAGACACTGTTTGTGAACCAATGGAGGGATTCGACTGTACGGACTTTAAAGGGAAGAGCTgtgcaacaacacagaaacacagaagctgtAAACCAGGACAGTACATCCAAGAGAAAG gaacagcagacacagagtgctctgactgcagtgatGGAACATTTTCCGATGGGACATTAACATCTTGTCAGCCACACAGACA GTGTGAAGCAGAaaatctgcagctgatcaaagcAGGAACTCCTTCAGATGATGCTCAATGTGGAGAAACAACAAATGTAGCACTGACTGTGGGAGTCAGCATCCCTGTGGTTTTTTTATGTGGTGGTTTATTAGCTGGTGCATTTATACTTTACAAAAGGACACATCATCCAG GACAAAACCAATCGGAAGAGGACCATCCATGA
- the LOC114438002 gene encoding tumor necrosis factor receptor superfamily member 14-like isoform X1 — MIELTSSQVSVTWCIQFMKTFNLLYTMTSRRNPWTAALLMIIMKALSSLSLTCHFAEYQIGSECCPLCSAGFRVKIDCTEFRTTSCLPCIKGTYMDNPTGRKECSSCTNCDAGSGLKVKRSCRVTSDAVCKPMEGFYCTDYKGDKCEAAQRHTSCKPGQYIQVKGTAYRDTECSDCSDGTFSNGTLTSCQPHRQCEAEKLQLIKAGTPSDDAQCGETTKTNVSVILGVIITVLFFLCAGLFVAFI, encoded by the exons ATGATAGAACTCACCTCCTCTCAGGTCTCAGTGACATGGTGCATTCAGTTCATGAAAACTTTCAACCTGCTCTATACGATGACTTCGAGAAGAAATCCTTGGACAGCTGCtttgttg aTGATCATAATGAAAGCTCTCAGCAGTCTCAGCCTCACATGTCATTTTGCTGAGTATCAGATAGGAAGTGAATGTTGTCCCCTGTGTTCTGCTG GATTTCGTGTTAAAATAGACTGCACTGAGTTCAGAACTACTTCCTGTCTTCCCTGTATAAAAGGGACCTACATGGATAATCCTACAGGACGCAAGGAGTGTTCTTCCTGTACAAACTGTGATGCAG GTTCTGGTCTTAAGGTAAAGAGATCATGTAGAGTAACATCAGATGCTGTTTGTAAACCGATGGAGGGATTCTACTGCACTGACTATAAAGGGGACAAATGTgaagctgcacagagacacacaagctGTAAACCCGGACAGTACATCCAAGTGAAAG gaacagcCTATAGAGACACAGAGtgctctgactgcagtgatGGAACATTTTCAAATGGGACATTAACATCTTGTCAGCCACACAGACA GTGTGAAgcagaaaagctgcagctgatcaaagcAGGAACTCCTTCAGATGATGCTCAATGTggagaaacaacaaaaacaaatgtgtcagTGATTCTGGGAGTCATCatcactgtgctgttttttttatgtgcgggtttatttgttgcatttatataa
- the LOC114438002 gene encoding tumor necrosis factor receptor superfamily member 14-like isoform X2 — MVHSVHENFQPALYDDFEKKSLDSCFVGFRVKIDCTEFRTTSCLPCIKGTYMDNPTGRKECSSCTNCDAGSGLKVKRSCRVTSDAVCKPMEGFYCTDYKGDKCEAAQRHTSCKPGQYIQVKGTAYRDTECSDCSDGTFSNGTLTSCQPHRQCEAEKLQLIKAGTPSDDAQCGETTKTNVSVILGVIITVLFFLCAGLFVAFI; from the exons ATGGTGCATTCAGTTCATGAAAACTTTCAACCTGCTCTATACGATGACTTCGAGAAGAAATCCTTGGACAGCTGCtttgttg GATTTCGTGTTAAAATAGACTGCACTGAGTTCAGAACTACTTCCTGTCTTCCCTGTATAAAAGGGACCTACATGGATAATCCTACAGGACGCAAGGAGTGTTCTTCCTGTACAAACTGTGATGCAG GTTCTGGTCTTAAGGTAAAGAGATCATGTAGAGTAACATCAGATGCTGTTTGTAAACCGATGGAGGGATTCTACTGCACTGACTATAAAGGGGACAAATGTgaagctgcacagagacacacaagctGTAAACCCGGACAGTACATCCAAGTGAAAG gaacagcCTATAGAGACACAGAGtgctctgactgcagtgatGGAACATTTTCAAATGGGACATTAACATCTTGTCAGCCACACAGACA GTGTGAAgcagaaaagctgcagctgatcaaagcAGGAACTCCTTCAGATGATGCTCAATGTggagaaacaacaaaaacaaatgtgtcagTGATTCTGGGAGTCATCatcactgtgctgttttttttatgtgcgggtttatttgttgcatttatataa